The following are encoded together in the Robertmurraya sp. FSL R5-0851 genome:
- a CDS encoding amidohydrolase gives MVLLENFIDTERKQILNTYKELHELAEPSWKEEKTSLYVRQKLERAGFDVQTFQGHYGLIAEIKGESHEVIAVRADMDALLQEIDGVVQANHSCGHDGHSTMVLFTALALAKIKHHHTIRFIFQPAEEKAEGALKMIEEGALENVKFLCGIHLRPAFEVANGMAAPVILHGASSCIRGTIKGTPAHAARPEEGNNPIEAAALLVQALQKIHVQTDVSYSIKMTELHCGEASNLIPETARFSVDLRAKSNEVMELLIDEAKQTIQSIEELSKTKIIFQQDSYSPAAVKNEHAVMLAEEAIKSVLGEKCFVPMCDSPGAEDFHFYTLKQPDMVATMIGLGCGLEPGLHHPEMRFDITALLNGTKILTKLLLEADKQTW, from the coding sequence ATGGTTCTTTTGGAAAACTTTATTGATACAGAGCGGAAACAAATTTTGAATACGTATAAAGAACTTCATGAGCTTGCCGAGCCAAGCTGGAAGGAAGAAAAAACCTCTCTGTATGTAAGGCAAAAGCTAGAAAGGGCTGGATTTGATGTCCAAACCTTTCAGGGTCATTATGGATTGATAGCTGAAATTAAGGGTGAAAGTCATGAGGTAATCGCAGTTCGTGCGGACATGGATGCTCTTTTGCAAGAGATAGATGGTGTCGTACAAGCGAATCATTCATGTGGTCATGATGGTCATAGTACGATGGTGTTATTCACTGCACTTGCACTTGCTAAAATAAAACATCATCATACCATTCGCTTTATCTTTCAGCCAGCAGAGGAAAAGGCAGAGGGTGCGCTAAAAATGATTGAAGAAGGCGCGCTGGAAAATGTAAAGTTTCTTTGTGGAATTCATTTGAGACCAGCATTTGAGGTTGCAAATGGAATGGCTGCCCCAGTAATCTTGCACGGTGCTTCAAGTTGTATAAGAGGTACAATTAAAGGGACACCAGCACATGCGGCGAGACCGGAGGAAGGCAATAATCCTATTGAAGCAGCGGCCCTTTTGGTTCAAGCTTTACAAAAGATTCATGTCCAAACCGATGTGTCATACTCGATTAAAATGACTGAGCTGCATTGTGGAGAAGCATCGAATCTGATTCCAGAAACGGCACGATTCAGCGTTGATCTTCGGGCAAAATCAAATGAAGTCATGGAATTGCTTATAGATGAGGCGAAACAAACGATTCAATCCATTGAGGAGCTCTCAAAAACAAAGATTATTTTCCAACAAGATAGTTATTCTCCTGCTGCAGTGAAGAATGAACATGCTGTGATGCTGGCCGAAGAAGCCATTAAATCCGTCTTGGGAGAGAAATGTTTCGTACCCATGTGTGACTCTCCGGGTGCAGAAGACTTTCATTTCTACACACTAAAGCAACCAGATATGGTTGCCACCATGATTGGATTAGGTTGCGGATTGGAACCAGGCTTGCATCATCCAGAGATGCGATTTGACATTACAGCATTACTTAATGGAACAAAAATTTTAACAAAGCTGTTATTGGAAGCGGACAAACAGACTTGGTAA
- a CDS encoding YjiH family protein: MTNASNVRAERKEASQRSFSVQDYMKFILPSLIGIMLFIIPISNGEGITIPVAFLASQLNNVFVDQIPAFATGVIILSVLGSLIAVIAKPQFIIENTFLNKLLNVSKFWLIARVLGAIFTVIALTEVGPEFISSENTGGMLLFSLLPILLTTFLLAGFLLPLLLNFGLLEFFGALTMKIMRPIFKLPGRSSLDCLASWVGDGTIGVLLTTKQYEEGYYTKREAAVIATTFSVVSITFTIVVIQYLNLDKYFLHYYATIVIAGLAAAVIMPRIPPLSRKADTGYEHATLVKETSIPAGTSYAQWGLEQAVSKAKTNTSIKATLKEGLQNVLDMWMGVLPIVMAIGVTALVIAEFTPVFSILGKPFEPILTLMQIPEADQAAQTMVVGFADMFLPAIIGSGIESELTRFVIACVSVTQLIYLSEMGGLLLGSKLPVSFKDLVLIFLIRTAITLPIVAIAAHIIF; this comes from the coding sequence ATGACCAATGCTTCAAATGTTAGAGCAGAAAGAAAGGAAGCGTCACAAAGATCCTTTTCTGTTCAAGATTATATGAAATTTATCTTACCATCCTTAATCGGTATTATGTTATTTATTATTCCAATTTCAAATGGTGAAGGAATTACGATCCCAGTTGCCTTCCTTGCCAGTCAATTAAATAACGTATTTGTTGATCAAATTCCAGCCTTTGCAACAGGTGTAATTATCCTATCTGTATTAGGCTCACTTATTGCTGTTATTGCCAAACCACAATTTATTATCGAAAATACCTTTTTAAATAAACTGTTAAATGTGAGCAAGTTTTGGTTGATTGCACGTGTATTAGGGGCAATATTTACAGTAATCGCACTAACTGAAGTTGGACCGGAGTTTATTTCCTCCGAAAATACGGGAGGGATGTTGCTATTTAGCTTACTTCCGATTCTATTAACCACTTTTTTACTTGCAGGATTTTTATTGCCTCTTCTTTTAAACTTTGGTTTATTAGAGTTTTTTGGGGCATTAACCATGAAGATTATGCGACCAATTTTTAAACTGCCTGGACGTTCTTCTCTTGACTGCTTAGCATCATGGGTAGGCGACGGGACAATTGGTGTACTGCTAACAACCAAACAATATGAGGAAGGCTATTATACGAAAAGAGAAGCAGCGGTTATTGCCACAACCTTCTCCGTTGTTTCTATCACTTTTACGATTGTAGTCATTCAGTACTTGAATCTTGATAAATACTTTCTTCATTATTATGCAACGATCGTTATTGCTGGATTAGCAGCAGCTGTGATCATGCCGCGTATTCCACCGCTTTCTAGAAAAGCAGACACTGGCTATGAGCATGCTACGTTAGTAAAGGAAACGAGCATTCCAGCTGGAACATCGTACGCCCAATGGGGATTAGAACAAGCAGTAAGTAAAGCAAAGACAAATACTAGTATAAAGGCAACGCTAAAAGAAGGACTTCAAAATGTGCTTGATATGTGGATGGGTGTCCTACCAATCGTTATGGCTATTGGAGTCACTGCTTTAGTGATTGCAGAATTTACTCCGGTATTCTCCATACTAGGAAAGCCATTTGAGCCGATCTTAACGTTAATGCAAATACCAGAAGCAGACCAAGCGGCTCAAACGATGGTGGTTGGATTTGCGGACATGTTCTTACCAGCCATTATTGGTAGTGGAATCGAAAGTGAATTAACTCGTTTTGTCATTGCATGTGTATCCGTTACCCAACTGATTTACCTTTCTGAGATGGGCGGATTACTACTAGGATCAAAACTGCCGGTTAGCTTCAAGGATTTAGTACTAATCTTCTTAATTCGTACGGCTATTACTTTACCGATTGTTGCCATTGCAGCACATATTATCTTTTAA
- a CDS encoding YwbE family protein, translating to MLSQKRENIKIGSQVKVVQKADQRTGKLTEGVVAKILTNSPTHPHGIKVMLENGVVGRVKEIL from the coding sequence ATGTTGTCACAAAAACGGGAAAACATAAAAATTGGTAGCCAAGTAAAAGTGGTACAAAAAGCGGATCAACGAACAGGGAAATTAACAGAAGGTGTAGTTGCGAAAATCCTTACAAATAGCCCTACTCATCCACATGGTATCAAGGTGATGCTAGAAAATGGTGTGGTTGGGAGGGTAAAGGAAATATTATAA
- the glsA gene encoding glutaminase A, translating into MLCQSSEDLQALVEEAKKCTIYGRVADYIPALGKANQDDLSIAIQYPDGSCISAGNIEKKISLQSISKVISLALVLMDHGPDYVFERVGMEPTGDPFNSIAKLETMAVAKPLNPMINAGAIVVTHMIKGNSIDERFGRLLTFVQQLTDDPDVSYSQEVASSELETADLNRALSFFIKQHGIINEDVEQLLDLYTKQCAIEMNCLDLARIGVVFAMDGKDPASGKQLMPKEVARICKTFMVTCGMYNASGEFAIKIGIPAKSGVSGGIMGAVPERFGIGIFGPALDEKGNSIAGIKLLELLSKNYKLSMF; encoded by the coding sequence ATGTTATGTCAATCAAGTGAGGACCTACAGGCATTGGTTGAAGAAGCAAAAAAATGTACCATTTATGGGAGGGTTGCCGATTATATTCCTGCTCTGGGAAAAGCGAATCAGGATGACCTTTCCATTGCGATACAATATCCAGATGGCAGCTGTATTTCAGCAGGAAATATAGAAAAGAAAATTAGCCTGCAAAGCATTTCAAAGGTGATTAGTCTAGCTCTTGTGTTAATGGACCATGGACCTGATTATGTTTTTGAACGTGTTGGCATGGAACCTACGGGAGACCCATTTAATTCGATTGCAAAGCTAGAAACTATGGCGGTAGCAAAGCCACTAAACCCAATGATAAACGCAGGTGCGATCGTTGTCACTCATATGATTAAGGGGAATTCCATTGACGAAAGATTTGGTCGCTTACTAACATTTGTTCAACAATTAACTGATGACCCTGATGTAAGTTATTCTCAAGAGGTAGCTAGCTCAGAATTAGAGACGGCCGACTTAAATCGCGCATTAAGCTTTTTTATCAAACAGCATGGAATCATTAATGAAGATGTGGAACAATTATTGGATTTGTATACAAAGCAATGTGCTATTGAAATGAATTGTTTGGATTTAGCTAGAATTGGCGTGGTGTTTGCTATGGATGGAAAAGACCCAGCGAGTGGGAAACAACTGATGCCTAAAGAAGTAGCTAGAATATGTAAGACTTTTATGGTCACTTGTGGGATGTATAATGCATCAGGTGAATTTGCCATAAAAATAGGGATTCCTGCCAAAAGCGGAGTGTCCGGTGGAATCATGGGGGCTGTTCCTGAACGGTTTGGCATAGGTATTTTCGGTCCAGCACTAGACGAAAAAGGAAACAGCATTGCTGGAATCAAATTATTGGAATTGTTATCGAAAAATTATAAGCTAAGTATGTTTTAA
- a CDS encoding MFS transporter: MKRFSREEKSWIMYDWASSAYSIIISTAVFPLFYKAAANNSGVDAADSTAYLGYTIAIATSILALLAPILGTIADYQGFKKKFFTFFVALGISMTAALAFVPSDQWLWLLIFYTIAVIGSSGSNVFYDAFLVDVATEDRMSRVSARGFSLGYIGSTIPFIISIAIIMLAQSKIIPISTTSASQISFVITALWWGVFSIPIFKNVNQIYYIPRDPKPVASSFKRLAETFKEIKKYRALFLFLLAYFFYIDGVGTIITMSTAYGTDLGIGSTTLLIVLFVTQVVAAPFAILYGKLAEKFSEKRMLYVGILVYIIVCIYAFFLETATDFWILAMLVASSQGGIQALSRSYFAKLVPKERSNEFFGFYNIFGKFASIMGPLLVAATAQITGHTSSGVFSLVILFIIGLVILTKVPDPQSS, encoded by the coding sequence ATGAAGCGCTTTAGCAGAGAAGAGAAAAGCTGGATTATGTATGATTGGGCAAGCTCTGCTTATTCTATCATTATCTCTACTGCTGTCTTTCCACTGTTTTATAAGGCAGCAGCTAATAACTCCGGAGTTGATGCAGCCGATTCAACTGCGTATTTAGGCTATACCATCGCAATTGCAACTTCCATTCTAGCTCTACTAGCTCCCATTTTGGGTACAATTGCGGATTATCAAGGCTTTAAGAAAAAGTTTTTTACCTTCTTTGTTGCATTAGGCATATCAATGACCGCAGCACTAGCTTTTGTTCCCAGTGACCAATGGTTATGGCTTTTAATTTTTTACACGATCGCTGTAATTGGTTCGTCCGGATCGAATGTATTCTATGATGCCTTTTTGGTTGATGTTGCCACAGAGGATCGAATGAGTCGTGTGTCAGCACGTGGGTTTAGTCTTGGGTATATAGGAAGTACCATTCCTTTTATCATTAGTATTGCGATTATTATGCTCGCACAATCTAAGATCATTCCTATCTCTACGACTTCAGCCAGCCAAATTTCATTTGTCATTACCGCTCTTTGGTGGGGGGTATTTTCGATACCAATCTTTAAAAATGTAAATCAAATCTATTATATCCCTCGTGATCCTAAGCCTGTAGCAAGTAGCTTCAAAAGGCTAGCAGAAACCTTTAAGGAAATTAAAAAGTATCGGGCTTTATTCTTATTTTTATTAGCGTATTTCTTTTACATCGATGGTGTTGGTACCATTATTACGATGTCGACTGCCTATGGAACGGATCTAGGTATTGGTTCTACGACCCTTTTAATCGTATTATTTGTAACCCAAGTTGTTGCTGCTCCCTTTGCGATTCTGTACGGAAAGCTTGCTGAAAAATTTTCTGAAAAAAGAATGCTTTACGTTGGAATCTTGGTCTATATCATTGTTTGTATTTATGCGTTCTTTCTCGAGACAGCCACTGATTTCTGGATACTGGCCATGCTTGTTGCCTCATCTCAAGGTGGAATTCAAGCCTTAAGTCGATCATACTTTGCAAAGCTTGTACCAAAGGAACGCTCTAATGAATTTTTTGGCTTTTATAACATTTTCGGAAAATTCGCCTCTATTATGGGGCCATTACTTGTTGCAGCAACGGCTCAAATAACTGGCCACACAAGCAGCGGTGTATTCAGCCTCGTCATCTTATTTATCATTGGTCTTGTTATATTAACAAAAGTACCTGATCCACAGTCTTCTTAA
- a CDS encoding LLM class flavin-dependent oxidoreductase — translation MKLSILDQSPLVYGKSPQQALQASVELAIRGEQLGYTRYWIAEHHDFPGLTCPAPEVMLAYVGANTSTIRIGAGAILLPHYKPLVIS, via the coding sequence ATGAAATTAAGTATATTAGATCAATCCCCTTTAGTTTACGGAAAATCTCCACAGCAAGCCTTACAAGCATCGGTGGAGTTAGCAATAAGGGGAGAACAGCTAGGGTACACTCGATATTGGATTGCAGAACATCATGATTTTCCTGGTCTTACTTGCCCGGCACCGGAAGTGATGTTGGCGTATGTTGGTGCTAACACCTCAACTATCCGAATCGGTGCTGGAGCTATCCTGCTTCCTCATTATAAACCTTTGGTCATTTCATGA
- a CDS encoding GerMN domain-containing protein, which translates to MRKLFGLLFISIVLLIGCTKNTDDPVTQPSVGENPANEEPVDNPSQDQDDGEDTDDNPGTTDQGSPGVSKVKIFLIGIDDNGASGKKIGANDSAIPVLVDVEPTKAPLKAALTKLFSLNEQMYGQSGFYHSLYQSDLDIKSVIIDDGEAVIELTGNLKLGGALDNPRVKAQIEETALQFDSVKKVSVFIDGKKLDEVLSLK; encoded by the coding sequence TTGAGGAAGCTTTTTGGACTACTATTCATTTCAATTGTGTTACTCATTGGGTGTACAAAGAATACGGACGATCCTGTTACACAACCATCTGTAGGCGAGAACCCGGCAAACGAGGAGCCTGTAGATAATCCTAGTCAGGATCAGGATGATGGAGAAGATACAGATGACAACCCAGGAACAACTGATCAAGGAAGTCCTGGTGTGTCAAAAGTGAAAATATTTCTTATTGGAATAGACGACAATGGAGCGAGCGGAAAGAAAATAGGTGCAAACGACAGTGCTATACCGGTACTAGTCGATGTTGAACCAACGAAGGCGCCATTAAAGGCAGCACTTACCAAGCTTTTTTCCTTAAATGAACAAATGTACGGCCAATCTGGGTTTTATCACTCTCTTTATCAATCAGACTTAGATATTAAAAGTGTGATAATTGACGATGGTGAGGCAGTTATTGAACTTACAGGTAATCTAAAACTAGGTGGGGCACTTGATAACCCTCGCGTAAAAGCGCAAATAGAAGAAACGGCATTACAGTTTGATAGTGTGAAAAAGGTTTCTGTATTTATTGATGGGAAAAAACTAGATGAAGTGTTATCGCTTAAGTGA
- a CDS encoding GNAT family N-acetyltransferase: MKDEVIIHNLQTVTELEKVRELEALIWSLEDSVPVNQTVAAVKNGGFVLGAFLHEKLIGFQYSFPGFDGAKVYLCSHSLGIHPDYRAFGVGEKLKWAQKETALLKGYELITWTYDPLETVNANLNLHKLGGVCCTYLEDVYGVMNDGLNSGMATDRFLVEWRLKSDGVKRDLDQDGLHVISTDQCNGNLTPVEIHLNLTADKLFVSVPGNFQAIKTIDFSLAKQWREATRKVFSHYFQEGYIATDLRKEKENQYYYVLQKL; encoded by the coding sequence TTGAAAGATGAAGTAATCATTCACAACCTTCAAACTGTCACAGAGTTAGAAAAAGTACGTGAATTAGAGGCACTCATTTGGAGTTTGGAAGATTCTGTGCCGGTTAACCAAACGGTAGCCGCTGTAAAAAATGGCGGCTTCGTTCTTGGTGCTTTTCTCCATGAGAAGCTGATTGGTTTTCAATATAGCTTCCCAGGGTTTGATGGTGCGAAAGTGTATCTTTGCTCTCACAGCCTCGGAATTCATCCCGATTATCGTGCATTTGGTGTCGGCGAGAAACTGAAATGGGCTCAGAAGGAAACGGCGCTTCTAAAGGGCTATGAGTTAATCACATGGACCTATGATCCGCTCGAAACCGTAAATGCAAACTTAAATTTACATAAACTTGGCGGCGTCTGTTGTACGTATTTGGAAGATGTATACGGCGTGATGAATGATGGGTTGAACTCAGGAATGGCAACCGACCGTTTTTTAGTAGAGTGGCGACTAAAGTCCGATGGTGTGAAAAGGGACTTAGACCAAGATGGCCTGCACGTAATAAGTACAGATCAGTGTAATGGAAACTTAACTCCTGTGGAAATTCATTTGAACCTTACTGCTGACAAGCTTTTTGTATCAGTACCTGGGAATTTTCAAGCGATAAAGACTATCGATTTCTCCCTTGCCAAGCAATGGAGAGAGGCAACTCGAAAGGTGTTTAGTCACTATTTTCAAGAAGGATACATTGCTACTGATTTACGGAAGGAGAAAGAAAACCAATACTACTACGTTTTACAAAAGCTATAG
- the menC gene encoding o-succinylbenzoate synthase, giving the protein MEVKSIILRHVKMDLLTPFTTSVGTEVDKDFIIVEVQSKSGLSGWAESVSIMEPIYNEETVKTNWHIMSDFLIPLILKEPLSHPDEVSERFQFIRGNYNAKAALECGIWDLYAKEKNFSLSKALGGVKDRIEVGVSVGIQKSEAAMLKQIEEYLKEGYKRIKVKIKPDWDTQILKSIRREFPTIPLMADANCAYTLKDIDHLQALDEFNLMMIEQPLACDDIIDHASLQAKLSTPICLDESIHSAEDARKAIQLGSCKIINLKIGRVGGLTESRKIHDLCVENEIPMWCGGMLEAGIGRAHNIAITSLSNFTLPGDTAPSSHYWKEDIILPEVEMSDGFITVPDLPGIGFEPNRNKINQVTLEQKIFS; this is encoded by the coding sequence ATGGAAGTAAAGAGCATCATTTTAAGACATGTAAAAATGGACCTGTTAACCCCGTTCACTACAAGTGTCGGTACCGAGGTGGATAAGGACTTTATAATCGTGGAGGTACAGTCGAAAAGTGGTTTATCAGGATGGGCGGAGTCTGTTTCAATTATGGAGCCAATTTATAACGAAGAAACGGTAAAGACCAATTGGCATATCATGAGTGATTTTCTAATCCCCCTAATATTAAAAGAACCCCTTTCCCATCCGGATGAAGTGTCTGAGCGTTTTCAATTTATCCGTGGCAATTATAATGCAAAGGCTGCATTAGAGTGTGGAATCTGGGACTTATACGCAAAAGAAAAAAATTTTTCTTTATCAAAAGCGCTCGGTGGAGTGAAGGATCGGATTGAAGTAGGAGTAAGTGTAGGTATCCAAAAGTCAGAAGCCGCGATGCTTAAGCAGATTGAAGAGTATCTAAAAGAAGGGTATAAGCGTATTAAAGTGAAAATAAAGCCGGATTGGGATACTCAAATATTGAAATCCATTCGCCGAGAATTTCCTACGATTCCTTTAATGGCTGATGCCAATTGTGCTTATACATTAAAGGATATCGATCATCTTCAAGCATTAGATGAATTCAATTTAATGATGATCGAACAGCCGCTTGCCTGTGATGACATCATTGATCATGCATCGTTACAAGCGAAGCTTTCGACACCTATCTGTTTAGACGAAAGTATTCATTCTGCAGAAGATGCGAGAAAAGCTATACAGCTCGGAAGCTGCAAAATCATTAATTTAAAAATTGGTCGAGTTGGAGGACTTACAGAGTCAAGAAAGATACACGATCTATGTGTGGAAAATGAGATCCCCATGTGGTGTGGTGGAATGCTAGAAGCCGGAATTGGAAGAGCTCATAATATTGCCATTACATCTCTATCCAACTTTACGCTTCCAGGGGACACAGCCCCTTCATCCCACTACTGGAAGGAAGATATTATTTTACCGGAAGTAGAAATGAGCGATGGATTTATTACTGTACCGGACTTACCTGGAATTGGCTTTGAACCAAATCGGAATAAGATCAATCAAGTTACCCTTGAACAAAAGATCTTTTCATAG
- a CDS encoding MurR/RpiR family transcriptional regulator yields the protein MEQKTVTQMIKGNFSALSSGQKKVAEFLLEHLDEGSLLTAFQIGRKVGVSETTVIRLAYALGFSGYSEMQETIRREWLTHVQPGKSEGKPSSRDGFEENQLFHQIIEKESQVLNQLLNQLEIDQIWQVVDELHQSKQIFIAGFGSSYAAAYWLYYALKQMRENVVLSSPTGFLPEEICELDEQSTVIMFSYPRYRSESLKLANYANNQKATLIAITDRQLSPIGQLAQLTLTTEEHLESSHHSIASVIGLLQVIISGMNKRNTQNSHVRQKKLEQLYSEQNIFLE from the coding sequence ATGGAACAAAAGACGGTAACACAAATGATTAAAGGAAACTTTTCGGCATTATCTTCAGGTCAGAAGAAAGTAGCAGAGTTTTTACTAGAGCATTTGGATGAAGGATCGCTGCTCACGGCTTTCCAAATTGGGCGAAAAGTGGGTGTTAGTGAAACAACCGTCATTCGTCTAGCGTATGCACTCGGCTTTAGTGGCTACTCAGAAATGCAGGAAACGATTCGAAGAGAGTGGCTAACACATGTACAACCAGGAAAAAGTGAAGGAAAACCTTCAAGTAGAGATGGCTTTGAAGAAAATCAGTTGTTTCATCAAATCATTGAGAAGGAAAGCCAAGTTCTTAATCAATTGCTTAATCAATTAGAAATAGACCAAATATGGCAAGTAGTGGATGAGCTTCATCAATCAAAGCAGATCTTTATCGCTGGCTTTGGTAGTTCCTACGCTGCTGCTTACTGGTTGTATTACGCACTAAAACAGATGAGAGAAAACGTGGTTCTCTCAAGCCCAACTGGTTTTTTGCCTGAAGAAATATGTGAACTTGATGAACAGTCGACCGTTATTATGTTTTCCTATCCTCGTTATCGAAGTGAATCTCTTAAGCTAGCAAACTATGCAAACAATCAAAAAGCAACCCTCATAGCGATTACAGATCGGCAGCTTTCGCCTATTGGCCAGCTAGCTCAATTGACCTTAACGACAGAGGAGCATTTGGAATCGAGTCATCATTCGATTGCATCAGTGATTGGTTTGCTTCAGGTGATCATCTCTGGAATGAACAAAAGAAACACTCAAAACAGCCATGTCCGTCAGAAGAAATTAGAGCAGTTATATTCCGAGCAAAATATTTTTTTAGAATGA
- a CDS encoding DUF3231 family protein, translating to MPDTPSMTSSEIGAIWITYQQKTMLFQMLDYFINKADDDEAKEIMSSLKGDIQPFITQMVSMFNEEGIPIPIGFVSQDVNKDAPKLYDNGFDIMFVRLVKEISSGMHTLNLTMVYREDIILFFRDLTKMTQKYYDDCTRYLLKKGLLPRAPYVSIEKSIEFVKTNNYLDGAKLFSEKRPLNAVEIAHIYRGVESNVTGMQMIFGFAQVAKEKEAKKYFKKGGELAKAIIKDMSELLLQNNIQVPTTAGGNITDSKVPPFSDKIMMYCISLFCSFSLGGNSIGTAFSLRNDLPLKFAAYMKDIFEYAHEGAKIMIQNGWMEEPPQTIK from the coding sequence ATGCCTGATACACCTTCAATGACATCTTCAGAAATTGGAGCAATATGGATTACCTATCAACAAAAAACCATGCTTTTTCAAATGCTAGACTACTTTATTAATAAAGCGGACGATGATGAAGCAAAAGAAATCATGAGCTCCCTAAAAGGAGATATTCAACCATTTATTACACAAATGGTATCTATGTTTAATGAAGAGGGAATACCCATTCCAATTGGCTTTGTATCACAAGACGTAAATAAAGATGCACCGAAGCTTTATGATAATGGCTTTGATATTATGTTCGTCCGGTTAGTAAAAGAAATCAGTTCGGGGATGCATACCTTAAACTTAACCATGGTTTATCGCGAGGATATTATTCTCTTTTTTAGAGATCTAACAAAGATGACTCAAAAATATTATGATGATTGTACAAGGTATTTGCTGAAAAAGGGTCTTCTTCCGAGGGCACCATATGTCTCAATTGAAAAATCCATTGAATTTGTTAAAACAAATAACTACCTTGACGGGGCAAAACTATTTAGTGAAAAAAGACCCCTAAATGCGGTGGAAATTGCTCATATTTACCGTGGGGTTGAGTCGAATGTGACAGGGATGCAAATGATTTTTGGTTTTGCTCAGGTGGCGAAAGAAAAAGAAGCTAAGAAGTATTTTAAAAAGGGTGGAGAATTGGCAAAAGCAATTATAAAGGATATGAGTGAACTTCTTCTTCAGAACAATATACAAGTTCCAACAACGGCAGGTGGAAATATAACAGATTCAAAAGTTCCACCATTTTCGGATAAAATAATGATGTACTGTATCAGTCTATTCTGCAGCTTTTCGTTAGGAGGTAATTCAATCGGAACCGCTTTTAGCCTTCGCAACGATTTACCTTTAAAATTTGCTGCATATATGAAGGATATTTTTGAATATGCCCATGAGGGAGCAAAAATAATGATCCAGAACGGTTGGATGGAAGAGCCACCACAGACGATCAAGTAA